A portion of the Bifidobacterium sp. ESL0800 genome contains these proteins:
- a CDS encoding excinuclease ABC subunit UvrA — MSDSEGMSDIDVGNSSVPQAIEVRGARVHNLKDIDVSIPLNELVGIAGVSGSGKSSLALGVLYAEGSRRYLDALSTYTRRRMTQAEKPQVDSVRFIPPALALRQRPGVGGMRSTFGTSTETLNVLRLMFSRLASHRCPNGHYQKPTLDVAAEIPIHCAVCGALVEPPSAEQMAFNSTGACPKCQGTGTIHEVNDAALVPDESLTIDEGAVVPWRTFGFNVQPDIVREFGVRTDVPFRELTERERDIVFNGPEEKKPITITSIKGVHHLDFTFRNARLTVTKELDRASDEKRMAKVSKFLVERVCPDCGGSRLNVAARAPKIGKYNLAEVTSWPLRKVLEWAKAVPDSLPQDMRQMAKSLVDTLEDMGRRLIQLGLGYLTLDRASATLSTGERQRAQLSRAVRNETTGVLYVLDEPSTGLHPANIEGLIGVMHDLLASGNSVVFVDHDVHVLAAADYFIEMGPGAGSRGGRILAQGSPSEILHNPKSRIAGFLDSSQPVVVRQRLALPPVADSLRKFMDTSRLDDDSVLLHNREEEKPSSLGDETRSLKSNINNADKMVSDSEGAVAGNSQWMIMSTGPIHTVHPLHVAIPRGRMTAVTGVSGSGKTTMVLESLIPALQAQENHELLPSHVRALDAAGVTRVRLVDSTPIGINVRSTLATYTGIMDMLRRAFASTAAAKKRKLKVSAFSYNTGSLRCPQCDGTGQISLDIQFLPDVTITCPTCEGRRYRPEVNDIRLATPTHPQGLTLPEVLDLEVDDALDVFALDEDSSSTHGSSAHGSANRRQSGISVGSVRHNQLSTSVGSGNSAGSLGQVESGDMITSSLLKRIHKALETLHDLGLGYLTLGEDTPNLSGGEAQRLKLSNELGKKQGTSLFVLDEPTTGLHPLDVRTLIDVLQRLVSGGATVVFIEHDLDMIANADYVIDMGPGGGEEGGRIVATGTPDEIVDNPSSITGRYLAKHLKG, encoded by the coding sequence ATGAGTGATAGCGAAGGCATGAGTGATATTGACGTTGGGAATTCTTCTGTCCCGCAGGCTATCGAGGTGCGCGGTGCCCGCGTACACAACCTCAAAGATATCGACGTTTCGATTCCTCTGAACGAGCTCGTCGGCATCGCCGGGGTCTCAGGTTCCGGCAAATCGTCGCTGGCGCTGGGTGTGCTTTACGCGGAAGGCTCCCGTCGCTATCTCGACGCGCTTTCGACCTACACCCGTCGGCGTATGACGCAAGCTGAGAAACCGCAGGTCGACTCGGTACGGTTCATTCCACCGGCTTTGGCTTTGCGTCAGAGGCCTGGCGTTGGCGGCATGCGCTCGACCTTCGGTACTTCTACCGAGACCTTGAACGTGCTGAGGCTGATGTTCTCACGCCTCGCCTCGCATCGCTGCCCGAACGGGCACTACCAGAAGCCGACACTTGACGTCGCCGCCGAGATTCCCATCCATTGTGCGGTCTGTGGCGCACTCGTCGAACCGCCCAGCGCCGAGCAGATGGCCTTCAATTCCACCGGTGCCTGCCCGAAATGCCAGGGGACCGGGACCATCCACGAGGTCAACGATGCCGCGTTGGTCCCCGACGAAAGCCTCACCATCGACGAAGGCGCCGTCGTGCCGTGGCGCACGTTCGGCTTCAACGTCCAGCCCGATATCGTCCGCGAATTCGGGGTGCGCACCGATGTGCCGTTCAGGGAACTCACCGAGCGTGAGCGCGACATCGTCTTCAACGGGCCGGAAGAGAAGAAACCCATCACCATCACTTCGATCAAGGGCGTGCACCATCTCGATTTCACTTTCCGCAACGCTCGTCTGACCGTGACCAAGGAACTCGACCGCGCCAGTGACGAGAAACGCATGGCCAAGGTCTCGAAGTTCCTGGTCGAGCGCGTCTGCCCGGATTGCGGCGGCTCGCGGCTGAATGTCGCCGCGCGTGCCCCGAAAATCGGCAAGTACAATCTGGCCGAAGTCACTTCCTGGCCGCTGCGCAAGGTGCTTGAATGGGCCAAGGCGGTTCCGGATTCGTTGCCGCAGGACATGCGCCAGATGGCCAAGAGCCTGGTCGACACCTTGGAGGATATGGGACGTAGGCTCATCCAGCTTGGTTTGGGCTACCTGACGCTTGACCGTGCCAGCGCGACGCTTTCCACCGGCGAACGGCAGCGTGCCCAGCTTTCGCGTGCCGTACGCAACGAGACCACTGGCGTGCTCTATGTGCTCGACGAGCCTTCCACAGGCTTGCATCCGGCCAATATCGAAGGGCTTATCGGTGTGATGCACGATCTGCTGGCTTCCGGCAATTCGGTTGTCTTCGTCGACCATGACGTCCATGTGCTTGCCGCCGCCGATTACTTCATCGAGATGGGGCCGGGCGCCGGTAGCCGAGGTGGGAGGATTCTCGCGCAGGGCTCACCCTCCGAGATACTGCACAACCCGAAGTCGCGCATCGCCGGTTTCCTCGATAGTTCCCAGCCTGTGGTGGTGCGTCAGCGATTGGCTTTGCCTCCGGTTGCCGATAGTCTGCGCAAGTTTATGGATACCTCGCGTTTGGATGATGACAGTGTTCTTCTTCATAACAGAGAAGAGGAAAAGCCTTCTTCCTTGGGTGATGAAACCAGGTCTTTGAAAAGTAATATAAACAATGCGGATAAAATGGTTTCGGATTCAGAAGGGGCCGTTGCCGGCAATTCCCAGTGGATGATCATGAGTACTGGCCCCATCCATACCGTGCACCCGCTGCATGTCGCGATTCCGCGTGGGCGGATGACCGCTGTCACCGGCGTTTCCGGTTCCGGCAAGACCACGATGGTTCTGGAATCGCTGATTCCCGCGTTGCAAGCGCAGGAAAACCATGAGCTTTTGCCGTCCCACGTCCGTGCTCTCGATGCCGCCGGCGTCACGCGCGTGCGTCTGGTTGATTCCACTCCCATCGGCATCAACGTGCGTTCGACACTCGCCACCTATACCGGCATCATGGATATGCTGCGCAGGGCCTTCGCCTCGACGGCCGCAGCCAAGAAACGCAAGCTCAAGGTTTCGGCATTCTCCTACAACACCGGATCGCTGCGCTGCCCGCAATGCGACGGCACCGGCCAGATCAGTCTCGACATCCAGTTTCTGCCCGATGTCACCATCACCTGCCCGACCTGCGAGGGACGGCGTTATCGCCCGGAAGTCAACGATATACGGCTTGCGACACCGACGCATCCGCAAGGACTGACGTTGCCGGAAGTGCTCGATCTGGAAGTCGACGATGCGTTGGACGTTTTCGCACTCGATGAAGATTCCAGCTCAACCCATGGTTCATCTGCACACGGTTCCGCCAACCGTCGACAGTCCGGCATTTCGGTAGGTTCCGTTCGTCATAACCAGCTCAGCACCTCGGTAGGTTCCGGAAATTCCGCTGGATCGCTGGGCCAGGTTGAATCCGGCGATATGATTACCTCTTCTCTGCTCAAACGCATCCATAAGGCACTCGAAACATTGCATGACCTTGGCCTCGGCTATCTCACGCTCGGCGAGGATACCCCGAACCTGTCGGGCGGCGAGGCGCAGCGCCTCAAGCTTTCCAACGAACTCGGCAAGAAGCAGGGCACATCACTGTTCGTGCTCGACGAGCCAACGACCGGCCTGCATCCGCTTGACGTGCGCACCTTGATCGACGTGCTGCAGCGATTGGTCAGCGGCGGCGCCACGGTGGTCTTCATCGAGCACGACCTCGATATGATCGCCAACGCCGACTACGTCATCGACATGGGCCCGGGCGGCGGAGAGGAAGGTGGCAGAATCGTCGCCACCGGCACGCCCGACGAAATCGTCGACAATCCCTCCAGCATCACCGGCCGTTACCTCGCCAAGCATCTGAAAGGCTAA
- a CDS encoding SNF2-related protein: protein MDWHASVYGSRTGSSGGFGLGAGSGDDTFGGIADPDGGVTFGANEPAVPEKVLRQRGGKSFYRAYEVISSGRMHDLTCTPGEDGTLLAASVEPADEFADDYAVSARIDENHGEIIDADCTCPAFGRFGAICKHVIALIMQYNDTPQKFEELGNGVAASGSRGNSGVGARRQRVVRRTSRVLRSFMEQEDSALAEQAKNRQLDLLKEVSSRASGDIGSGVALSRHMPIGSVVLRPMLENSARDWYLRLHIAVPSKGISYVVKDVRALVEAVQRREFVTYGKKLAFVHSRDSFDERSRSILAILGRAIEIRKSVSGDYEFYQSKAEAQEMRLSDDETAELLDLFVDADVTLDYVPAHGSFAAAVPVRVVDGDPDLGLEVVRVDDEGDDAGNSGNPQARQSLGQKDNNQSQKYGYVIRHALNIQIFIIGRGSSFVVVGSPAAGHSLDLDTPEIHRCSSVMTTNRNLLGVLCAGDERGDLYLSSDDIEEFSRTVLPALDPVPADGGKGGEKISDAGRAGDGDSADNANGAGNAGDGDNEGETGHAGEVDNPGSGVNGDGRVNDGNDADDNGNNKSSVSDGTDAGQSLQGATAGPVASGSSQNLTDAIPGSASVVSDDLTPATSRGTSHHGIAVKLPPELIKMRRVPCHIETYLDRDRKGITCDVQARYGDERFHVFSGIGPNEPVARDRETERLAVEAVRQYFPMPDGPIARIDEDNDKAIYKLLNEGLPVLRGLGEVFSTPSFDGLTSSPHPVFKIGLSIKSGLVEISPIADEIDPSEVPALLNSYRKRRKFHRLRNGAFVNMADVDTSKLDEVSSDLGLKPVDLDSGAVSVPAYEAYYLDNEADDEDKSDEFRSYLNDLRVIDPKTYKVPKSLAHVLRPYQVEGFRWLNAVADKGFGGILADEMGLGKTVQMLSYLVSRRSEQRQIGPNLIVCPASLVYNWAAECAKFAPELNVQVLAGSKAARRATLKNTKAWYEGRKASGVRSFGPATGEWHGKADYSDSNSGNTELLTVHQNVSGAQQASFDMAMDDVDLLSCNQMLAGSGGTEPLTSNLQVAGERLADSSSVSAARVGNPVVSASGDDGWQSADSPQPLDDDDIAASQWVAPDVLITSYDLLRRDIDDYDGLKCYCMTLDEAQYIKNHATKSARAVRTVAARHHFALTGTPIENRLSELWSIFDFLMPGMLGAYKHFRDRFEMPILSGDENAQRKLQAFVGPFILRRLKSQVLKDLPDKIENVLTVQLEGEQRKLYAALEQQLRATLNKQRDIEYKTGKIQILAQLTRLRQACCDPRLLFSNVGSNVVKKDAHVWGMPSRETERADDEPIDEYIDELSETADASANAIVGNGGLSGAGRGSASGSDASMASKTDASGKAVGDGDAATITGKAAGKATAKPRKVTSAKLDAIEELVSSCQDAGRKMLIFSQFTSFLDLIAERLRKNHVAYNVITGATPKRKRLELVDQFNADDTPVFLISLKAGNTGLNLTGACVVVHADPWWNAAAQEQATDRAHRIGQTQDVNVYQIVAKDTIEERILKMQQSKSDLAHRFVDKAGTGSATGISNLTKDDLLQLLG from the coding sequence TTGGATTGGCATGCGTCGGTGTATGGGTCGAGGACCGGCAGCTCTGGGGGATTCGGGCTTGGTGCCGGTTCCGGCGACGATACGTTCGGCGGGATTGCTGATCCTGACGGCGGTGTGACTTTCGGTGCCAACGAACCGGCCGTGCCCGAAAAAGTCTTGCGGCAGCGTGGCGGCAAGAGTTTCTATCGTGCTTATGAAGTCATTTCCAGCGGACGGATGCACGATCTGACCTGCACGCCGGGCGAGGACGGCACGCTGTTGGCCGCGTCCGTGGAACCTGCCGACGAATTCGCCGACGATTACGCTGTGAGCGCCCGCATCGACGAGAATCATGGCGAGATCATCGATGCGGACTGCACCTGCCCGGCGTTCGGCCGTTTCGGCGCGATTTGCAAGCATGTCATCGCACTGATTATGCAATACAACGACACGCCGCAGAAGTTCGAGGAACTCGGCAACGGCGTGGCCGCGTCGGGCTCCCGGGGCAATAGCGGGGTAGGCGCTCGCCGGCAGAGAGTCGTTCGCCGCACTTCGCGGGTGTTGCGCTCTTTTATGGAGCAGGAAGATTCGGCGCTCGCCGAACAGGCCAAGAATCGACAGCTCGATCTCTTGAAGGAGGTCAGCAGCCGCGCTTCCGGCGATATCGGCAGTGGGGTGGCCTTGAGCCGCCACATGCCGATCGGCTCAGTTGTGCTGCGCCCGATGCTGGAGAATTCGGCGCGCGACTGGTACCTGCGCCTGCATATCGCGGTGCCGTCCAAGGGCATTTCCTACGTGGTGAAAGATGTGCGTGCGTTGGTCGAGGCCGTGCAACGCCGCGAATTCGTCACTTACGGCAAAAAGCTTGCGTTCGTGCATTCCCGCGATTCGTTCGACGAACGTTCGCGCTCGATTCTGGCTATCCTTGGCCGTGCCATCGAGATCCGCAAAAGCGTTTCTGGCGATTATGAGTTCTACCAGAGCAAGGCGGAAGCCCAGGAAATGCGCCTCTCCGACGACGAGACCGCGGAATTGCTGGATTTGTTCGTCGATGCTGATGTGACATTGGACTACGTACCGGCCCACGGCAGCTTCGCGGCAGCCGTACCTGTTCGCGTGGTCGATGGTGACCCTGATCTGGGTCTGGAAGTCGTTCGTGTCGATGACGAGGGTGACGACGCTGGGAATAGCGGGAATCCGCAGGCTCGGCAATCTTTGGGACAAAAAGATAATAATCAGTCTCAAAAATACGGTTATGTTATCCGTCATGCCCTTAATATCCAAATATTCATTATCGGACGCGGCTCGTCGTTCGTGGTGGTAGGCAGCCCTGCAGCCGGTCATTCTCTCGATTTGGATACTCCTGAAATCCATCGTTGTTCCAGCGTGATGACCACGAACCGCAATCTGCTCGGAGTGCTTTGCGCCGGCGACGAACGCGGGGATCTGTATTTGAGCAGCGATGATATCGAAGAGTTTTCGCGTACGGTGCTGCCCGCGCTCGACCCGGTTCCTGCAGACGGCGGGAAGGGTGGCGAGAAGATCAGCGATGCCGGCCGTGCTGGCGATGGTGACAGCGCTGATAACGCGAATGGTGCAGGTAACGCTGGCGATGGTGATAATGAAGGCGAAACCGGTCATGCCGGAGAAGTCGACAATCCCGGTAGCGGCGTTAACGGTGATGGCCGTGTTAACGACGGTAACGATGCTGACGATAATGGGAATAACAAGAGTTCCGTATCCGACGGAACCGATGCCGGCCAATCGTTGCAAGGAGCGACAGCTGGACCTGTTGCATCTGGTTCATCGCAAAACTTAACAGACGCAATCCCCGGTTCGGCATCCGTGGTGAGCGACGACCTGACGCCGGCCACCTCGCGCGGCACCTCCCACCACGGCATCGCCGTCAAACTGCCTCCTGAGCTTATCAAAATGCGCCGTGTGCCCTGCCATATTGAAACGTATCTTGACCGCGACCGCAAGGGTATCACCTGCGACGTGCAGGCCAGGTACGGCGATGAACGTTTCCATGTCTTCTCCGGCATCGGTCCGAACGAACCGGTCGCCCGCGATCGCGAAACCGAGCGTTTGGCCGTGGAGGCAGTGCGGCAGTACTTCCCGATGCCCGACGGTCCGATAGCGCGCATCGACGAGGACAACGACAAGGCGATTTACAAGCTTTTGAACGAAGGACTGCCCGTTTTGCGCGGGCTGGGAGAAGTGTTCTCCACGCCGAGTTTCGACGGGCTCACCTCCTCGCCGCATCCCGTGTTCAAGATTGGCTTGTCCATCAAATCCGGGCTGGTCGAGATCTCGCCGATCGCCGACGAAATCGACCCGTCCGAAGTACCGGCGCTTCTGAACAGCTATCGCAAGCGTCGCAAGTTCCACCGTCTGCGCAACGGTGCCTTCGTCAATATGGCTGACGTCGACACCAGCAAGCTCGACGAGGTCAGCAGTGATCTGGGGCTGAAGCCGGTCGATTTGGACTCCGGGGCCGTTTCCGTGCCCGCCTACGAGGCCTATTACCTTGATAACGAGGCCGACGACGAAGACAAAAGCGACGAATTCCGCAGCTACCTGAATGATCTGCGTGTCATCGACCCGAAGACCTACAAGGTGCCGAAGTCGCTCGCGCACGTGCTGCGGCCGTATCAGGTCGAAGGATTCCGATGGCTCAATGCCGTGGCCGACAAGGGTTTTGGCGGCATCTTGGCCGACGAGATGGGCTTGGGCAAAACCGTGCAGATGCTTTCATATCTGGTTTCACGGCGGAGTGAACAGCGCCAAATCGGCCCGAATCTCATCGTCTGCCCGGCGTCGCTGGTCTACAACTGGGCTGCGGAATGCGCCAAATTCGCTCCGGAGCTCAACGTGCAGGTGCTGGCTGGCTCCAAGGCCGCCCGTCGCGCGACGCTTAAGAACACCAAAGCTTGGTATGAAGGACGGAAAGCGTCTGGAGTCAGAAGCTTCGGACCGGCGACTGGGGAGTGGCACGGTAAAGCCGATTATTCCGATTCAAATAGCGGTAATACCGAGCTTCTAACTGTTCATCAGAATGTTTCCGGGGCGCAGCAGGCAAGTTTCGATATGGCGATGGATGATGTTGACCTTCTGAGCTGCAATCAGATGCTCGCTGGTTCTGGGGGCACGGAGCCACTGACTTCTAATCTGCAGGTTGCAGGGGAACGGCTGGCCGATAGCTCCTCGGTTTCCGCGGCTCGCGTCGGCAATCCCGTTGTATCCGCTTCGGGTGATGACGGCTGGCAGAGTGCCGATAGCCCGCAACCGTTGGATGACGATGACATCGCTGCTTCACAGTGGGTTGCGCCGGACGTATTGATTACTTCATACGACCTGCTGCGCCGTGATATCGACGATTACGATGGTCTCAAATGCTATTGTATGACACTTGACGAGGCGCAATATATCAAGAACCACGCCACTAAGTCCGCCCGCGCGGTGCGAACTGTGGCCGCGCGGCACCATTTCGCGCTGACCGGTACGCCGATTGAAAACCGGCTTTCCGAGCTGTGGAGCATCTTCGATTTCCTGATGCCTGGCATGCTCGGGGCCTACAAGCATTTCCGCGACCGCTTCGAGATGCCGATCCTTTCCGGAGACGAGAACGCGCAGCGCAAGTTGCAGGCGTTCGTCGGCCCGTTTATTCTGCGGCGCCTGAAGTCGCAAGTCTTGAAGGACCTGCCCGACAAGATCGAGAACGTGCTCACCGTCCAGCTCGAGGGGGAGCAGCGCAAGCTGTACGCCGCGCTCGAGCAGCAGCTGCGCGCCACCTTGAACAAGCAGCGCGACATCGAATACAAGACCGGCAAGATCCAGATTCTGGCCCAGCTCACCCGCCTGCGCCAGGCCTGCTGCGACCCGCGGCTGCTGTTCAGCAATGTCGGTAGCAACGTCGTCAAGAAGGATGCGCACGTCTGGGGCATGCCTAGCCGCGAGACCGAGCGCGCCGACGACGAGCCGATTGACGAGTATATCGACGAGCTCAGCGAGACCGCCGATGCCTCGGCGAACGCGATTGTTGGGAATGGCGGTTTATCCGGAGCGGGTAGAGGCTCAGCCAGTGGTTCGGATGCATCGATGGCATCGAAGACCGATGCCTCCGGCAAAGCTGTTGGTGACGGCGATGCGGCAACTATCACAGGTAAAGCCGCAGGCAAGGCGACTGCCAAACCACGTAAGGTGACTTCCGCGAAGCTCGACGCCATCGAAGAGCTCGTCTCCAGCTGCCAGGACGCCGGCCGCAAGATGCTGATTTTCTCCCAGTTCACCAGCTTCCTCGACCTGATTGCCGAGCGCCTGCGCAAGAACCATGTGGCCTACAACGTCATCACTGGTGCCACCCCCAAGCGCAAGCGCCTCGAGCTAGTCGACCAGTTCAACGCCGACGATACCCCGGTGTTCCTGATTTCTCTGAAGGCCGGCAACACGGGCCTGAACCTCACCGGCGCGTGCGTGGTGGTGCACGCCGACCCGTGGTGGAACGCCGCCGCACAGGAGCAGGCCACCGACCGTGCCCACCGCATCGGCCAGACCCAGGATGTCAACGTCTACCAGATCGTCGCCAAGGACACCATCGAGGAGCGCATCCTGAAGATGCAGCAGTCCAAGTCCGACCTGGCCCACCGTTTCGTAGACAAGGCCGGCACCGGCTCTGCCACCGGCATCTCGAACCTCACCAAGGACGATCTGCTGCAGCTGCTGGGGTAA
- the msrA gene encoding peptide-methionine (S)-S-oxide reductase MsrA, protein MNTNTDNSTTTNGTGQNENPHGYESGAKTQTAYFAGGCFWGVERYFQGVDGVTDTQVGYAQSRKENPSYEEVCSGATDAAETVRVTYDPKRVTLRTLTLLFLDVIDPFSVDRQGNDTGRQYRTAMFYLDEVQKAIYDKALQQLAAREGREAAVIVEPLRNFYPAEGYHQDYLDKNPGGYCHISVAKLMNVGKRQRYIESIWRLDPEQYAVTQEAATERPFANKYDQNFEPGIYVDVVSGEPLFLSTDKFDAGCGWPAFSKPIDGSSLTEHRDTRLPGRPRIEIRTADTQIHLGHVFDDGPRDRGGLRYCMNSASLRFVPREKMEAQGYGKYLPLLDKAQ, encoded by the coding sequence TTGAATACCAACACAGACAACAGCACCACCACAAACGGCACTGGGCAAAACGAAAATCCGCACGGCTACGAATCTGGAGCTAAGACGCAGACCGCCTACTTCGCGGGCGGCTGCTTCTGGGGCGTCGAACGGTATTTCCAAGGCGTCGACGGGGTCACCGACACGCAGGTCGGCTACGCGCAGTCGCGCAAGGAGAACCCGAGCTACGAGGAAGTCTGCAGCGGAGCGACGGACGCGGCGGAAACCGTACGCGTGACGTATGACCCGAAGCGTGTGACCCTGCGGACGCTGACGCTGCTCTTTCTGGACGTCATCGATCCGTTCTCCGTGGACCGGCAGGGCAACGACACCGGGAGGCAATACCGCACCGCGATGTTCTATCTCGATGAGGTGCAGAAAGCCATATATGACAAGGCCTTGCAGCAGCTCGCCGCGCGCGAGGGACGCGAGGCGGCGGTGATCGTCGAGCCGCTGCGCAACTTCTATCCCGCGGAGGGCTACCATCAGGATTATCTCGACAAGAACCCGGGCGGCTACTGCCATATTTCGGTGGCCAAGCTGATGAACGTGGGCAAGCGACAGCGCTATATCGAGAGCATCTGGCGGCTCGACCCGGAGCAGTATGCGGTGACGCAGGAGGCGGCCACCGAGCGCCCGTTCGCCAATAAGTACGATCAGAACTTCGAGCCGGGCATCTATGTGGACGTGGTGAGCGGCGAACCGCTGTTTCTCTCCACCGACAAGTTCGACGCGGGCTGCGGCTGGCCGGCGTTCTCCAAACCGATCGACGGCTCGTCGCTGACCGAGCACCGCGACACCAGGCTTCCCGGGCGGCCGCGCATCGAGATCCGCACCGCCGACACGCAAATCCACCTGGGCCACGTCTTCGACGACGGACCGCGCGATCGCGGCGGACTGCGCTACTGCATGAACTCCGCCTCGCTGCGTTTCGTGCCGCGCGAGAAGATGGAAGCGCAGGGCTACGGCAAGTATCTGCCTTTGCTTGATAAGGCCCAGTGA